A window from Podospora bellae-mahoneyi strain CBS 112042 chromosome 1 map unlocalized CBS112042p_1, whole genome shotgun sequence encodes these proteins:
- the MRS2 gene encoding magnesium ion transporter (COG:P; EggNog:ENOG503NWQA): protein MPPALRPAAVATPSRSLLRYLHAQSEGLCYAEYTIRLGVTTRRNVSTRCRGVGEQRQGGLLPQLELRKQPGATKERWASSSSSGGEKKPPVGREEVACKRSWQDWLFGSAPKKARELLKEDDLPVQLEEESGSIFQRRALTSKAALDPRLRCTEVDGNGDVIMVDGELKKSELIAKYGLLPRDLRKIDSSNLPHILVRPSAILLNLLHLKVLIKHDRVLLFDVYGSKSSYPQSAFMYDLQGKLQQKQAAGANSLPYEFRALEAVLMSVTSELEADFESVRDPVIRVLSELEDDIDREKLRILLVLSKRVSTFEQKAKLVRDAIEELLEADDDLAAMYLTEKTHDLFRGEDDHTEVELLLESYNKICDEVVQEASNLVSSIRNTEEIIRAILDANRNSLMLLDLKFSVGTLGLAMGTFLAGLYGMNLENFIEETNWGFGAVTGVSSIASLIVCWYGLVKLRKIGRVKMNIHDVRRGGGQSHWYREDGTDVLLDPTNRERLRRMNMLKNAKQPKAKKWPF from the exons ATGCCTCCGGCATTAAGACCTGCAGCAGTAGCAACGCCATCGCGGAGTCTCCTTCGATATTTACACGCCCAATCCGAGGGGTTGTGTTATGCTGAATATACTATTCGCCTGGGTGTTACGACGAGGCGCAATGTCTCTACGAGATGTCGGGGTGTGGGGGAACAGAGACAGGGCGGGTTATTGCCGCAGCTGGAGCTGAGGAAACAACCGGGGGCGACAAAAGAGAGGTGGGCTTCGAGTAGTAGTAGTGGTGGGGAAAAGAAACCACCGGtcgggagggaagaggtggcGTGCAAGAGGTCGTGGCAGGATTGGTTGTTTGGGAGTGCgccgaagaaggcgagggagctGCTGAAGGAGGATGACTTGCCGGtgcagctggaggaggagtcgggGAGTATTTTCCAGAGGAGGGCACTGACGAGCAAGGCGGCGCTGGAtccgaggttgaggtgtaccgaggtggatgggaatggggatgTTATCATGGTGGATGGCGAGTTGAAGAAGAGTGAGCTTATTGCAAAG TACGGCCTCTTACCTCGCGATCTCCGAAAGATTGACTCGTCCAACCTGCCACATATTCTCGTTCGACCGTCGGCGATTCTGCTCAACTTGCTGCACTTGAAGGTGCTGATTAAGCATGATCGGGTGCTGCTGTTTGATGTGTATGGGTCAAAGTCGTCGTATCCCCAGTCGGCGTTTATGTATGATTTGCAAGGGAAGCTTCAGCAGAAGCAGGCGGCCGGGGCGAATAGCTTGCCATACGAGTTCAGGGCGCTGGAAGCGGTGCTGATGTCGGTTACTTCGGAGCTGGAAGCTGACTTTGAGTCGGTGCGGGACCCCGTTATTCGTGTGCTCagcgagctggaggacgatATTGATCGGGAGAAGCTCCGGATTTTGCTCGTCTTGTCCAAGCGGGTTAGCACGTTTGAGCAAAAGGCAAAGTTGGTCAGGGACGCTATTGAGGAGTTGCTTGAGGCGGATGATGATCTTGCGGCTATGTATCTCACTGAGAAGACGCATGATTTGTTCCGTGGAGAGGACGACCACACGGAGGTTGAATTGCTGCTGGAATCGTACAACAAGATTTGCGACGAAGTGGTGCAGGAGGCGAGCAACTTGGTCTCGAGTATCAGGAACACGGAAGAAAT TATCCGTGCTATTCTCGATGCCAACCGCAACTCGCTCATGCTTCTCGACCTCAAGTTCAGTGTTGGCACTCTCGGTCTTGCCATGGGCACTTTCCTAGCAGGCCTGTACGGCATGAACCTGGAGAATTTCATAGAGGAAACCAACTGGGGTTTCGGGGCCGTCACTGGAGTGTCATCCATTGCCTCGCTCATTGTCTGCTGGTATGGATTGGTCAAGCTCCGCAAGATCGGCCGGGTCAAGATGAACATTCACGACGTgcgaagaggaggcggcCAGAGCCATTGGTACCGTGAGGACGGCACCGACGTGCTCCTTGATCCTACCAACCGCGAacggttgaggaggatgaacaTGCTCAAGAACGCTAAGCagcccaaggccaagaagtgGCCATTCTGA
- the CAB2 gene encoding Phosphopantothenate--cysteine ligase cab2 (BUSCO:EOG09263YFX; COG:H; EggNog:ENOG503NWZU), translating to MIPHTPSESPPSNLAALAEDHYFNANPPPKDLQKHMELAKDFIEFHSKAGRRLVLVTSGGTTVPLEKQTVRFIDNFSAGTRGATSAEYFLEAGYAVLFLHRQFSLLPYSRHYSHATDCFLDFLREGPNGSVVARDEDAGKMLNVLRKYREARDKNMLLVLPFVSISDYLHELRGIAQLMKPLGPEGLLYLAAAVSDFFVPPERMSEHKIQSTDAVEAFNKKPSKPSASEEEETFDNFDSSPSVPRSKRLVVDLDPVPKFLKNLVEGWSPEGMIVSFKLETDPKILVHKAKYSLDRYQHHLVIGNLLSTRKWEVVFVSPGNPDKWIRIPQGGKLDDAKEAEKDEPLDPKSLPEQEPEAEIESLIIPAVAELHTKYIKTMEGKKLEA from the exons ATGATCCCTCACACCCCCTCCGagtctcccccttccaacctTGCCGCGTTGGCGGAGGATCATTATTTCAACGCCAACCCGCCGCCGAAGGACTTGCAGAAGCACATGGAGCTGGCGAAGGACTTTATCGAGTTTCACTccaaggcggggaggaggttggtgttggttaCTTCGGGGGGTACTACTGTGCCTTTGG AGAAGCAGACTGTGCGGTTTATTGATAACTTTTCGGCTGGTACGAGAGGAGCT ACTAGCGCTGAGTACTTCCTAGAAGCTGGTTATGCGGTTCTCTTCCT CCACCGTCaattctccctcctcccctacTCCCGACACTACAGCCATGCCACCGACTGCTTCCTCGACTTCCTCCGCGAAGGCCCCAACGGAAGCGTGGTAGCCCGTGACGAGGATGCCGGCAAGATGCTCAACGTCCTCCGGAAATACCGTGAGGCTCGTGACAAGAACATGCTTCTTGTTCTCCCCTTTGTCAGCATCTCCGACTACCTCCATGAGCTCCGCGGCATCGCGCAGTTGATGAAGCCACTGGGGCCTGAAGGGTTGCTGTATCTCGCCGCGGCAGTCAGCGACTTCTTTGTACCT CCCGAACGTATGTCCGAACACAAAATCCAATCCACCGACGCAGTTGAGGCCTTCAACAAGAAGCCGTCAAAGCCATCAGCctcggaagaggaagaaaccTTTGACAACTTTGACTCCTCCCCTTCCGTCCCACGCAGCAAACGCCTCGTTGTTGACCTTGATCCCGTCCCCAAATTCCTCAAGAATCTGGTAGAGGGGTGGTCGCCAGAGGGGATGATCGTCTCCTTCAAGTTGGAGACTGATCCCAAGATTCTTGTGCACAAGGCAAAGTACTCGCTGGATCGGTATCAGCACCACTTGGTGATTGGGAACTTGCTGTCGACGAggaagtgggaggtggtgtttgtcaGTCCTGGGAATCCGGACAAGTGGATCCGGATACCACAGGGGGGTAAGCTGGATGATgcgaaggaggcggagaaggacgAGCCGTTGGATCCGAAGAGCTTGCCGGAGCAGGAGCCGGAGGCGGAAATCGAGAGCTTGATTATTCCGGCTGTGGCAGAGTTACACACGAAGTACATCAAGacgatggaggggaagaagctggaggctTAG